Proteins encoded in a region of the Campylobacter geochelonis genome:
- a CDS encoding HdrB C-terminal domain-containing protein: MKLASKLFIRYFCYNLKINSQKRDLMLEIYLFRYDVKIDIASYNKPYFYKDYNFKNIKELFLDIQKNDPYFEFGDVKFLKVNDCIISLDNDFNEIVAKFGKVLTISPIIEKRVVKDFIINKDDFIKAFKPFDKFQSEMGYYLSLEPLFYSSKVINFKEDFIGNSGFVFAKYLIEKFPTRQDEILSIVKEWLAYYIKPKFLNDPFNTDECVKELKGLLGIKIKPKEKFQYFTDLLENFNKNSYPADFSKFYIAVYDDEEAEIFVKNIYAKLVNFELKNQNCGSKIYNVDKECGVALASEILFDAFDSGSDFLLVNDKEAFEMFDKHSKEIESYTNRSLHDYYVISADELVKLAKGEHVDTLKSHTLKVRL, from the coding sequence ATGAAGTTGGCTTCAAAACTCTTTATAAGATATTTTTGCTATAATCTCAAGATAAATTCACAAAAAAGGGATTTGATGTTAGAAATTTATCTGTTTAGATACGATGTTAAAATAGACATCGCGAGTTACAACAAGCCATATTTTTATAAAGATTACAACTTCAAAAACATAAAAGAGCTTTTTTTAGATATCCAAAAAAACGATCCGTATTTTGAGTTTGGCGATGTTAAATTCCTAAAAGTAAATGATTGTATAATTAGCCTAGATAACGATTTTAACGAGATAGTAGCTAAATTTGGCAAGGTCTTAACCATATCTCCTATCATAGAAAAAAGAGTTGTAAAAGACTTTATCATAAACAAAGATGACTTTATCAAAGCTTTTAAACCGTTTGATAAATTTCAAAGTGAAATGGGGTATTATCTAAGTCTTGAACCGCTTTTTTACTCAAGCAAGGTTATTAACTTCAAAGAAGATTTTATAGGAAATAGCGGCTTTGTTTTCGCAAAGTATCTCATAGAAAAATTTCCAACCAGACAAGATGAAATTTTATCGATTGTAAAAGAGTGGCTTGCGTATTATATAAAACCAAAATTTTTAAATGATCCTTTTAACACCGATGAGTGCGTAAAAGAGCTAAAAGGTTTGCTTGGTATAAAAATCAAACCAAAAGAGAAATTTCAGTATTTTACAGACCTGCTAGAAAATTTTAACAAAAACAGCTATCCAGCCGACTTTAGCAAATTCTATATAGCTGTTTATGATGACGAAGAGGCTGAAATTTTTGTAAAAAATATCTACGCAAAGCTTGTAAATTTTGAGCTTAAAAATCAAAATTGCGGAAGCAAAATTTATAACGTTGATAAAGAGTGTGGCGTAGCTTTAGCAAGTGAAATTCTCTTTGATGCGTTTGATTCGGGAAGTGATTTTTTACTAGTTAATGACAAAGAAGCGTTTGAGATGTTTGACAAGCACTCAAAAGAGATAGAAAGCTATACTAACAGAAGCCTTCATGACTACTACGTGATAAGTGCCGATGAGCTTGTAAAGCTTGCAAAAGGCGAGCATGTCGATACTTTGAAAAGCCACACTTTAAAAGTTAGATTATGA
- a CDS encoding proline--tRNA ligase — translation MRFSKLFVPTTKEAPKDATLPSHAFLLRGGFVEQLGSGLYSFMPLGKMVYDKIYKVIKEEMDKSGAQEVLFSFVTPAELWKESGRYDVFGKELLRIKDRKDNEFVLSPTNEESVVNMVKNRITSYKQLPLHLYQINTKFRDEARPRFGLLRVREFVMKDGYSFHANEEDLKREFNVMHDTYSKIFTRLGLNFRAVEADSGAIGGSGSKEFMVLADNGEDDILVCDSCKYAANVEAAKRAPRTTNATPPEANMMSKFATPGADTIEKVANFFKVDKFYTIKAVIKKAIYEKDSKVVVFFVRGDDELQETKAQNACGALELVDADESDILKAGLVAGYCGPANLPSQTLFFIDNELKGAKQMICGANEAGYHTIGFNVTSFKDERFKDLIAVQEGDRCPYCDGILHKTKGIEVGHIFQLGQKYSKAMNATFLDINGKSQPFYMGCYGIGVSRLVAVVIESSHDEKGCVWTRQTAPFELEIIISNLKDEAQVEFATTLYEKCQNLGIKTLLDDRNERFGVKMSEFELLGFPYAVLVGKSLNDGEVELITRDGLIKEKVSIKDIEEKIKEKLL, via the coding sequence ATGAGATTTAGTAAACTTTTTGTACCGACAACAAAAGAAGCACCAAAAGATGCAACGCTTCCAAGCCATGCGTTTTTGCTTCGTGGAGGTTTTGTAGAACAGCTTGGTAGTGGGCTTTATAGCTTTATGCCACTTGGAAAAATGGTCTATGATAAAATTTATAAAGTTATAAAAGAGGAGATGGATAAAAGCGGAGCTCAAGAGGTTCTTTTTAGCTTTGTAACTCCTGCTGAACTATGGAAAGAAAGCGGCAGATACGATGTTTTTGGGAAAGAGCTTTTAAGGATAAAAGATAGAAAAGACAATGAGTTTGTCCTAAGTCCAACCAACGAAGAAAGCGTTGTAAATATGGTAAAAAACCGCATTACAAGCTACAAACAACTCCCACTTCATCTTTATCAGATAAATACAAAATTTCGCGATGAAGCAAGACCTAGATTTGGGCTTTTAAGGGTACGCGAGTTTGTTATGAAAGATGGATATAGCTTTCATGCAAATGAGGAAGATTTGAAACGCGAATTTAATGTTATGCATGATACCTATAGTAAAATTTTTACTCGTTTAGGGCTAAATTTTCGTGCAGTAGAAGCTGATAGTGGTGCGATTGGTGGTAGTGGAAGCAAGGAATTTATGGTACTAGCTGATAATGGCGAAGATGATATATTAGTTTGTGATAGTTGTAAATACGCTGCTAATGTTGAAGCTGCCAAAAGAGCGCCTAGAACTACAAATGCAACCCCGCCAGAGGCAAATATGATGAGTAAATTTGCAACTCCTGGAGCAGATACAATAGAAAAAGTGGCAAACTTTTTTAAAGTTGATAAATTTTATACCATAAAAGCAGTTATTAAAAAAGCTATTTATGAAAAAGATAGCAAAGTTGTTGTATTTTTCGTGCGAGGAGATGATGAGCTTCAAGAGACTAAAGCGCAAAATGCGTGTGGCGCGCTTGAGCTAGTTGATGCTGATGAGAGCGATATCTTAAAAGCTGGTTTGGTTGCAGGATACTGTGGGCCTGCAAATTTGCCAAGTCAAACACTGTTTTTTATAGATAATGAACTAAAAGGTGCTAAACAGATGATTTGTGGTGCAAACGAAGCTGGATACCACACGATAGGATTTAATGTAACTAGCTTTAAAGATGAGAGATTTAAAGATCTTATAGCAGTTCAAGAAGGCGATAGATGCCCTTACTGCGATGGAATTTTGCATAAGACAAAGGGTATTGAAGTTGGGCATATTTTCCAGCTTGGGCAGAAGTATTCAAAGGCAATGAATGCGACATTTTTAGATATAAATGGTAAATCACAACCATTTTATATGGGTTGTTATGGTATAGGTGTAAGTCGCTTGGTAGCGGTTGTTATAGAAAGTAGCCACGATGAAAAAGGGTGTGTGTGGACAAGACAAACTGCACCTTTTGAACTTGAAATAATTATATCAAATTTAAAAGATGAGGCGCAGGTTGAATTTGCTACCACGCTTTATGAAAAGTGTCAAAATTTAGGCATAAAAACTCTTCTTGATGATAGAAACGAGCGCTTTGGCGTAAAGATGAGCGAGTTTGAACTACTTGGTTTTCCATACGCCGTGCTAGTTGGCAAAAGCCTAAATGATGGTGAAGTTGAGCTTATAACAAGAGATGGTTTGATAAAAGAAAAAGTAAGCATAAAAGATATAGAAGAAAAGATAAAAGAAAAGCTACTATGA
- a CDS encoding DUF2018 family protein — MLNLDIFEGTPREKFFDIIFNANRNLVENEIENLLIKIIALSELCEENGISQAQVQNYILQNPDRIEDGLNDAFIHHVGNILSNNE; from the coding sequence GTGCTAAATTTGGATATTTTTGAAGGAACTCCAAGGGAGAAATTTTTTGACATTATATTTAATGCAAATAGAAATTTAGTTGAAAATGAGATAGAAAATTTGCTTATAAAAATCATAGCTTTAAGCGAGCTTTGCGAAGAAAATGGTATAAGTCAAGCTCAAGTTCAAAACTATATATTACAAAACCCAGACAGGATAGAAGATGGGCTAAATGACGCCTTTATCCATCATGTGGGCAATATACTTTCAAACAACGAATAG
- a CDS encoding menaquinone biosynthesis decarboxylase, whose translation MREWIEKFKAAGLLRVIDEPVDIDLEIAHISYIEVKKPDSKALLFTKPVSKDGRHYPPILTNTFGSFEALKLVLGKDANEIADEIQNLLKPKKPTTFKEKFDFLRYLVSLRNVFTKRLKEQGECQKNQKFGEQIDLYDLPNLKTWEKDGGAFITMGQVYTKSLSGETQNLGMYRLQIYSKNELGMHWQIHKDGANFYNEYKKAGLKMPVSVAIGGDPLYIWCGQAPLPHGIFELLLYGFIRKSPAKLVKSLTNDIYIPHDADFVIEGFVDTNELRDEGPFGDHTGFYTPILPFPVMKVSAITHKDDPVYHATVVGKPPLEDKFMGYGTERIFLPLFKTTAPDLLDYKMPENGVFHNLILAKINAWYPAHAKQMMHAFWGVGQMSFVKHAIFIGANAPDLGDFEALTRYVLNRISAKSLFFSEGVCDQLDHASPNACFGGKLGVDASEDLSVEDVVDVLSDDELLAKFKSVDNDIIDLKQYFTDTKNPIVFINYDKKSLVKDSFKKLLEFRNHFKILIFFDTTNAISNIYMSVWRVTNNIDALRDIFIDKEQICVDATVKFEWEGYTRGWPDETNCTKEVIKSLIDRQLIDDDNEFFRKFEIMG comes from the coding sequence ATGCGAGAGTGGATAGAGAAATTTAAAGCTGCTGGGCTTTTAAGGGTAATTGATGAGCCAGTTGATATAGATCTTGAGATTGCCCATATAAGCTATATCGAGGTTAAAAAACCTGATTCTAAGGCGCTTTTGTTCACTAAGCCTGTGAGTAAAGATGGCAGGCACTATCCGCCGATTTTGACAAATACTTTTGGAAGTTTTGAAGCGTTAAAATTAGTTCTTGGAAAAGATGCGAACGAAATCGCAGATGAGATTCAAAATTTACTAAAGCCAAAAAAACCAACAACTTTTAAAGAGAAATTTGACTTTTTAAGATATCTTGTTAGCCTTAGAAACGTCTTTACAAAGCGTTTAAAAGAGCAAGGCGAGTGCCAAAAAAATCAAAAATTTGGCGAACAAATCGATTTGTATGACTTGCCAAATTTAAAAACTTGGGAAAAAGATGGTGGAGCATTTATCACGATGGGGCAAGTCTATACCAAATCCCTTAGCGGGGAAACCCAAAATTTAGGTATGTATAGACTTCAAATTTACTCTAAAAACGAGCTTGGAATGCACTGGCAAATCCACAAAGATGGCGCGAACTTTTATAATGAGTATAAAAAAGCTGGACTTAAAATGCCAGTATCTGTTGCAATCGGTGGCGACCCGCTTTATATCTGGTGTGGACAAGCGCCACTTCCGCATGGAATTTTTGAACTTTTGCTTTATGGATTTATCCGCAAAAGCCCAGCGAAGTTAGTAAAATCTCTAACAAATGATATCTATATCCCACATGATGCAGACTTTGTCATCGAGGGTTTTGTCGATACAAATGAGCTAAGAGATGAGGGACCATTTGGCGATCATACTGGTTTTTATACGCCGATTTTGCCATTTCCTGTGATGAAAGTAAGTGCTATAACCCATAAAGATGACCCAGTTTATCATGCTACTGTGGTTGGAAAGCCACCTTTGGAGGATAAATTTATGGGTTATGGGACTGAGCGGATTTTCTTGCCGCTTTTTAAGACTACGGCTCCTGATTTGCTTGATTATAAAATGCCTGAAAATGGCGTTTTTCACAACCTGATTTTAGCTAAAATCAACGCATGGTATCCAGCTCATGCTAAACAGATGATGCACGCATTTTGGGGTGTTGGACAGATGAGTTTTGTAAAACATGCTATTTTTATTGGAGCAAATGCGCCTGATTTGGGAGATTTTGAAGCTTTAACGCGTTATGTGCTAAACCGCATAAGCGCTAAGAGTCTGTTTTTTAGCGAGGGAGTGTGTGATCAACTAGATCATGCTAGCCCAAATGCTTGTTTTGGCGGGAAGCTAGGAGTTGATGCTAGTGAGGATTTAAGCGTTGAAGATGTGGTTGATGTGCTTAGTGATGATGAACTACTTGCTAAATTTAAAAGCGTAGATAACGATATAATCGACCTTAAGCAGTATTTTACTGATACTAAAAATCCAATTGTGTTTATAAATTATGATAAAAAAAGCCTCGTAAAAGATAGTTTTAAAAAATTACTTGAGTTTAGAAACCACTTTAAAATTCTCATCTTTTTTGACACGACAAATGCCATTAGCAACATTTATATGAGCGTTTGGAGAGTTACAAACAACATCGATGCTTTGCGTGATATTTTTATAGATAAAGAGCAAATTTGTGTTGATGCGACTGTGAAATTTGAGTGGGAGGGCTACACTCGTGGATGGCCAGATGAGACAAACTGCACAAAAGAAGTTATAAAAAGCTTGATTGATAGGCAGTTAATCGATGATGATAATGAGTTTTTTAGAAAATTTGAGATAATGGGATAA
- the hemA gene encoding glutamyl-tRNA reductase — protein sequence MNYLNISFTHKNTDIGIREKLSFSDDDKKREILRLICSNQNVSECMVLSTCNRVEVLAFVNDLEKSTSYILKAISILSGVALNELEERADIYYGSGAIHHLFAVASSLDSLVVGETQIVGQIKDAFKFALSNENCDINIKRAVEYAFKCAAEVRNKTEISKNPVSVSSVAVSTAKDIFKSLDGITAVVVGAGDMSELACKHLITNGAKIIIVNRSKQRAQDLANSLNGDVKIEPFEKLKSCINSHQLIFSATSSQDVIIKNSMLENTPFDRYFFDIAVPRDIDISENESIKLYSVDDLQEIVKINLALREEQAQIAYGIVGKSTNDFFKWLKTLATTPIVKALRGKAKEVAEIEIQKAIKKGYLKKSDKDEARKLIHQVFKAFLHTPTINLKSIGDDEDGECMLRSVQQIFDIKDKFEEYSLGIEEMEKIDEI from the coding sequence GTGAATTATCTAAATATAAGTTTTACTCATAAAAACACAGATATAGGCATTAGAGAGAAGCTATCTTTTAGCGATGATGATAAAAAAAGAGAAATTCTAAGGCTGATTTGCTCAAACCAAAATGTCTCAGAATGCATGGTGCTAAGCACTTGTAACAGAGTTGAGGTTTTGGCTTTTGTAAATGATTTAGAAAAATCAACAAGCTATATCTTAAAAGCCATTTCAATTTTAAGTGGCGTTGCGCTAAATGAGCTTGAAGAAAGAGCTGATATCTACTATGGAAGTGGGGCTATACACCACCTTTTTGCTGTGGCAAGCTCGCTTGATAGCTTGGTTGTTGGAGAGACTCAGATAGTTGGTCAGATAAAAGATGCGTTTAAATTTGCTCTATCTAATGAAAATTGCGATATAAATATAAAAAGAGCGGTTGAATACGCCTTTAAATGCGCCGCTGAAGTAAGAAATAAAACTGAAATTTCTAAAAACCCAGTATCGGTTTCAAGCGTGGCAGTATCAACTGCAAAAGATATCTTTAAAAGTTTAGATGGCATTACAGCCGTAGTTGTGGGCGCTGGTGATATGAGCGAGCTTGCTTGCAAACACCTTATAACAAATGGCGCAAAAATCATCATAGTAAACAGAAGTAAGCAACGAGCTCAAGATCTTGCAAACTCGCTAAATGGCGATGTTAAAATTGAGCCGTTTGAGAAGCTAAAAAGTTGTATAAATAGCCATCAGCTTATATTTTCGGCGACCTCTTCACAAGATGTTATCATAAAAAACAGTATGCTTGAAAATACACCTTTTGATAGGTACTTTTTTGATATCGCAGTGCCAAGAGATATCGATATAAGCGAAAATGAAAGCATAAAGCTTTATAGTGTGGATGATCTTCAAGAGATAGTTAAGATAAATTTAGCACTTCGCGAAGAGCAAGCGCAAATCGCTTATGGCATCGTTGGAAAAAGCACAAATGATTTTTTTAAATGGCTTAAAACTCTAGCAACAACGCCTATAGTAAAGGCTTTAAGAGGCAAGGCAAAAGAAGTTGCTGAGATAGAGATACAAAAAGCTATAAAAAAAGGTTATTTGAAAAAATCAGATAAAGATGAGGCAAGAAAGCTTATACATCAAGTTTTTAAGGCATTTTTACACACACCAACGATAAATTTAAAAAGCATTGGTGATGACGAAGATGGTGAGTGTATGTTACGCTCAGTTCAACAAATTTTTGATATAAAAGATAAATTTGAAGAGTATAGCTTAGGCATTGAAGAGATGGAGAAAATAGATGAGATTTAG
- the truD gene encoding tRNA pseudouridine(13) synthase TruD codes for MEKQELFKPLYALNHTPINAHFSKNSTDFVVRENPLYEFSGDGEHLILHIQKKDLTTPEALKILSEISGCRIREFGYAGLKDKEGMTVQYISLPRKFESNLANFSHEKLKILDSTYHNNKIRIGHLKGNNFFIRLKKVMPSDALKLENAIKKIDEIGFANYFGYQRFGKFGDNAKSGLEILKGEKKLKNPKMRDFLISAYQSELFNRWLSKRVEISKFSNEFEGLEIAQIYGFSKDEVKNLKSQKSFFKLLDGDVLGHYPFGKFFLCEDLKSECERFEKRDITSCGLIVGKRAYQSAGLARKFEDEIYQNSYEFENLMEGSRRFAWCYLKDVSFKYTPETAQFSFSFSLDKGSYATVVLEEILHRDIFEQE; via the coding sequence ATGGAAAAACAAGAACTTTTTAAACCTCTTTATGCACTAAACCACACTCCGATAAACGCTCATTTTAGCAAAAACTCGACCGATTTTGTCGTAAGAGAAAACCCTTTGTATGAATTTAGTGGCGATGGGGAGCATCTGATTTTGCATATACAAAAAAAGGATTTAACAACTCCAGAAGCACTTAAAATTTTAAGTGAAATTTCAGGATGTAGGATTCGAGAATTTGGCTATGCTGGGCTAAAAGATAAAGAGGGCATGACAGTTCAATACATCTCACTTCCTCGTAAATTTGAGTCAAATTTAGCAAATTTTAGCCACGAAAAGCTCAAAATTTTAGACTCAACTTATCATAACAACAAAATTCGCATCGGACATCTTAAAGGAAATAATTTTTTTATAAGGCTTAAAAAAGTTATGCCAAGTGATGCTTTAAAGTTAGAAAATGCTATCAAGAAAATCGATGAAATCGGCTTTGCAAACTATTTTGGATATCAAAGGTTTGGTAAATTTGGCGATAACGCAAAAAGTGGTTTAGAGATTTTAAAAGGCGAAAAAAAGCTTAAAAATCCAAAAATGCGAGATTTCTTAATCTCAGCTTATCAAAGCGAACTTTTCAACAGATGGCTTAGCAAGCGAGTCGAGATAAGTAAATTCTCAAATGAATTTGAGGGGTTGGAGATAGCGCAAATTTATGGTTTTAGCAAAGATGAAGTAAAGAATTTAAAATCCCAAAAAAGCTTTTTTAAACTACTTGATGGCGATGTTTTGGGGCATTATCCGTTTGGTAAATTTTTCTTATGCGAGGATTTAAAAAGCGAGTGCGAGAGATTTGAAAAAAGGGATATAACTAGTTGTGGGCTTATAGTTGGAAAAAGAGCGTATCAAAGTGCTGGTTTAGCTCGTAAATTTGAAGATGAAATTTATCAAAACAGCTATGAATTTGAGAATTTAATGGAGGGAAGCAGGAGATTTGCTTGGTGCTATCTTAAAGATGTTAGCTTTAAATACACTCCAGAAACAGCGCAGTTTAGCTTCTCTTTTTCGCTTGATAAAGGCTCGTATGCTACAGTGGTTTTAGAAGAAATTTTACATCGCGATATTTTCGAGCAAGAGTAG
- a CDS encoding SDR family NAD(P)-dependent oxidoreductase has protein sequence MRLKDKIAIITGGSSGIGAEICKLFVSKGAKVVVVSRHENKALMNQLGENAVFFSTDVSDEKSVEKLYKFVLDKFAKLDILVNNAGITGENLHTHELEFSEWKRVFDINVNGSFLMSKQAILLMIKERSGSIINIGSVLGVVGSENFGAYCASKAAIIAMSKQDAINYAKYNIRVNSISPGTVMTELVASMKDKIGDESFKSIFASNHPLGGVGEPKDVAYGALYLASDESKWVTGTNLVIDGGFLAR, from the coding sequence ATGAGACTAAAGGATAAAATCGCAATTATAACTGGCGGAAGTAGCGGTATCGGCGCTGAGATTTGCAAACTTTTTGTTTCAAAAGGCGCTAAGGTTGTGGTTGTTTCAAGACATGAAAACAAAGCTTTGATGAATCAACTTGGCGAAAATGCCGTGTTTTTTAGCACTGATGTTAGCGATGAAAAAAGCGTGGAAAAGCTATATAAATTTGTGTTAGATAAATTTGCTAAATTAGACATTTTAGTAAATAATGCTGGGATTACAGGAGAGAATTTACACACCCACGAGCTTGAATTTAGCGAATGGAAACGTGTTTTTGATATAAACGTAAATGGCTCATTTTTGATGAGCAAACAAGCTATTTTGTTGATGATAAAAGAGCGCTCTGGCTCTATTATAAACATAGGCTCAGTTTTAGGAGTCGTTGGGAGCGAAAATTTTGGAGCGTATTGTGCTTCAAAAGCAGCTATTATCGCGATGAGTAAACAAGATGCGATAAACTATGCTAAATACAACATCAGAGTAAATTCCATCTCTCCAGGCACGGTTATGACAGAACTTGTCGCTAGTATGAAAGATAAGATTGGAGATGAGTCGTTTAAAAGTATTTTTGCATCAAACCATCCACTTGGTGGAGTTGGCGAGCCAAAAGATGTCGCTTATGGTGCGCTTTATTTAGCAAGCGATGAGTCTAAATGGGTAACTGGAACAAATTTAGTCATAGATGGCGGATTTTTAGCTAGATAA
- a CDS encoding polyprenyl synthetase family protein: MDYLEQIDKIMLNFISELGYEPINLMFSKINSGKKLRSKLLLKITDINEKSLKLCAIIELIHAASLLHDDVIDESDVRRGKPSINATFGSKNAIMLGDILYSKGYFELSKFEPFIACKLSDAVSKLSIGELMDVSMGEAFNEDKNAYMQMIYNKTAVLIEATAQCAAFLQGEDELKFGEYGRNLGLAFQIVDDILDVTQDSKTLGKPALNDYKEGKTTLPYIYLYEILDEKEKAILKNYFKKDLSDEQIFWIKDKFSEHKIIEKCAKDVKNLANSAIEAIKEYENLGLVEVIRSMTDREF, translated from the coding sequence ATGGACTATTTAGAACAGATAGATAAGATTATGTTAAATTTCATATCCGAACTTGGATATGAACCTATAAATTTAATGTTTTCTAAGATAAATTCAGGTAAAAAACTTCGCTCAAAACTTCTACTAAAGATAACAGATATAAACGAAAAAAGCCTTAAGCTTTGCGCTATTATCGAGCTTATTCACGCTGCTAGCTTGCTTCATGATGATGTCATAGATGAAAGCGATGTAAGGCGTGGAAAACCATCTATAAATGCTACTTTTGGCTCTAAAAACGCCATTATGTTAGGCGATATTCTTTATTCAAAAGGCTATTTTGAACTTTCTAAATTTGAACCCTTTATCGCTTGTAAACTTTCCGATGCGGTATCTAAACTAAGCATTGGCGAGCTTATGGATGTTAGCATGGGCGAAGCTTTTAACGAAGATAAAAACGCTTATATGCAAATGATTTATAACAAAACCGCAGTTTTAATCGAAGCTACAGCTCAGTGTGCTGCGTTTTTACAAGGAGAAGATGAGCTTAAATTCGGTGAGTATGGTAGAAATTTAGGTCTTGCTTTTCAGATAGTTGATGATATTTTAGATGTTACGCAAGATTCAAAAACTCTTGGCAAACCAGCGCTAAATGACTATAAAGAGGGCAAAACAACGCTTCCTTATATCTACCTTTATGAAATTTTAGATGAAAAAGAAAAAGCTATTTTAAAAAACTATTTTAAAAAAGATTTAAGCGATGAGCAAATTTTTTGGATAAAAGATAAATTTAGCGAGCATAAAATCATAGAAAAGTGCGCAAAAGATGTCAAAAATCTAGCAAATAGCGCCATAGAAGCTATAAAAGAGTATGAGAATTTAGGCTTGGTTGAAGTTATACGAAGCATGACAGATAGGGAATTTTAG
- the hemC gene encoding hydroxymethylbilane synthase, producing MEKLTIATRGSALAMWQSEFIQSEIEKKHGIKVELLSMKTKGDIILDTPLAKIGGKGLFTKELEESMLRGESDIAVHSLKDVPMQFPNGLKLAVISEREDVRDAMISEKFAKFSELPQGARVGTTSLRRRMQLLALRPDLTIVSLRGNINTRLRKLKEGEFDAIILAVAGIKRIGLDKEVKFIAPFETDLMIPAMGQGALGIEAVDKGEILEKIDFLNNQKAVIETTIEREFVKVLEGGCQVPIGINAKFDGENAVVNAIVGLPDGSEFIKESRVVKKADYKTAGAKLADEFIKKGAKELLKRAEDMANALQGENIH from the coding sequence ATGGAAAAATTAACCATAGCAACTAGAGGAAGCGCTTTAGCGATGTGGCAAAGTGAATTTATACAAAGCGAGATAGAAAAAAAACACGGCATAAAAGTTGAACTTTTAAGCATGAAGACAAAAGGAGACATTATCCTTGATACTCCACTTGCAAAAATAGGTGGTAAAGGTCTTTTTACAAAAGAGCTTGAAGAGAGTATGTTAAGAGGCGAGTCTGATATCGCCGTACATAGCTTAAAAGATGTTCCTATGCAGTTTCCAAATGGTCTTAAACTTGCAGTTATAAGCGAGCGTGAAGATGTACGAGATGCTATGATAAGTGAGAAATTTGCTAAATTTAGCGAACTTCCACAAGGCGCAAGAGTTGGAACGACTAGTCTAAGAAGAAGAATGCAGCTACTTGCTTTAAGACCTGATTTGACTATCGTTTCGCTTCGTGGAAACATAAACACGCGCCTTAGAAAGCTAAAAGAAGGAGAGTTTGACGCTATTATCTTAGCGGTTGCTGGGATTAAGAGAATCGGGCTTGATAAAGAGGTTAAATTTATCGCTCCTTTTGAAACAGACTTGATGATACCGGCGATGGGACAGGGAGCTTTGGGAATCGAAGCTGTTGATAAAGGCGAAATTTTAGAAAAAATTGATTTTTTGAACAATCAAAAAGCTGTTATCGAAACAACGATAGAAAGAGAATTTGTTAAAGTTTTAGAAGGTGGTTGCCAAGTTCCAATCGGAATAAATGCTAAATTTGATGGCGAAAATGCAGTTGTAAACGCTATCGTTGGTTTGCCTGATGGAAGTGAGTTTATAAAAGAGAGCAGGGTTGTTAAAAAAGCTGATTATAAAACTGCTGGAGCTAAGCTAGCTGATGAGTTTATCAAAAAAGGTGCAAAAGAGCTTTTAAAAAGGGCTGAAGATATGGCAAATGCTTTACAAGGCGAAAATATACACTAA
- a CDS encoding FxsA family protein: MRNFTLPYIFFEAIFIYLFISKFGFLNFILEVILSGILGVFIIFKLGFSNFTNQIKILTPSSLFGNLGSVFGALLLVLPGIFSDVAGILVLVVSFFINKKLKTKENEYNNTQDYTQNFTQKPRYDNDDIIDVEIIEEEKDNGKINHSN, encoded by the coding sequence ATGAGAAATTTCACTCTTCCATATATATTTTTTGAAGCTATTTTTATCTATCTTTTTATAAGTAAATTTGGCTTTTTAAATTTTATTTTAGAGGTCATACTTAGTGGAATTTTAGGAGTTTTTATCATATTTAAGTTAGGGTTTTCAAATTTTACAAACCAAATCAAAATCCTAACTCCTAGTAGTTTGTTTGGAAATCTTGGGAGCGTTTTTGGAGCATTGTTATTAGTTTTACCTGGTATTTTTTCAGATGTAGCTGGAATTTTGGTTTTGGTTGTATCTTTTTTTATAAACAAAAAACTTAAAACTAAGGAAAATGAGTATAATAATACGCAAGATTATACGCAAAATTTTACACAAAAACCCAGATACGACAACGATGATATCATAGATGTAGAAATCATAGAAGAGGAAAAAGATAATGGAAAAATTAACCATAGCAACTAG